One Pseudorhodoplanes sinuspersici DNA segment encodes these proteins:
- a CDS encoding aromatic-ring-hydroxylating dioxygenase subunit beta: protein MLPYETLREIELFILKEARLLDEGQFEAWLDLYAPQGIYWMPSKPGQTDPLNVASIIYEDHAILAIRVQRLLEARALVLTPMPRTVHLVSNIEVLKGDATSTDFEVGAAFLCTELQGERQRIYAGRQIHHIAREDDSFRIRRKHVALTNCDGVHAPMTIPI, encoded by the coding sequence ATGCTTCCCTACGAGACCCTTCGCGAGATCGAGCTTTTCATTCTGAAGGAAGCCAGGCTTCTGGACGAGGGCCAGTTCGAGGCTTGGCTCGATCTTTATGCGCCGCAGGGCATCTACTGGATGCCGAGCAAGCCGGGACAGACCGACCCCTTGAATGTCGCCTCGATCATCTACGAAGATCATGCGATCCTCGCGATCCGCGTGCAGCGGCTCCTGGAAGCGCGGGCGCTGGTACTGACCCCTATGCCACGGACGGTGCATCTGGTCAGCAATATTGAAGTCCTCAAAGGCGATGCGACATCGACGGATTTCGAGGTGGGAGCCGCCTTCCTTTGCACAGAATTGCAAGGCGAACGTCAGCGCATTTACGCCGGGCGACAAATCCACCATATTGCGCGTGAGGACGACTCATTTCGCATCCGCCGGAAGCATGTTG